A stretch of Eleutherodactylus coqui strain aEleCoq1 chromosome 2, aEleCoq1.hap1, whole genome shotgun sequence DNA encodes these proteins:
- the PPP2CA gene encoding serine/threonine-protein phosphatase 2A catalytic subunit alpha isoform — protein sequence MDEKAFTKELDQWIEQLNECKQLSESQVKTLCEKAKEILTKESNVQEVRCPVTVCGDVHGQFHDLMELFRIGGKSPDTNYLFMGDYVDRGYYSVETVTLLVALKVRYRERITILRGNHESRQITQVYGFYDECLRKYGNANVWKYFTDLFDYLPLTALVDGQIFCLHGGLSPSIDTLDHIRALDRLQEVPHEGPMCDLLWSDPDDRGGWGISPRGAGYTFGQDISETFNHANGLTLVSRAHQLVMEGYNWCHDRNVVTIFSAPNYCYRCGNQAAIMELDDTLKYSFLQFDPAPRRGEPHVTRRTPDYFL from the exons ATGGATGAGAAGGCGTTCACTAAGGAGCTGGACCAGTGGATCGAGCAGCTGAATGAGTGCAAGCAGCTCTCGGAGAGCCAGGTCAAGACCCTGTGCGAGAAG GCAAAAGAAATTTTGACGAAAGAATCCAACGTCCAAGAGGTCCGATGCCCAGTAACGGTGTGCGGAGATGTTCACGGACAGTTCCACGACCTCATGGAATTGTTCCGAATTGGTGGCAAGTCGCCAGATACAAATTATTTATTCATGGGAGACTATGTAGACAGAGGCTACTACTCGGTGGAAACTGTAACACTACTTGTTGCACTAAAG GTTAGGTATCGTGAACGCATCACTATTTTAAGGGGGAATCATGAAAGCAGACAGATTACACAAGTATATGGGTTTTATGATGAATGTTTGAGAAAATATGGAAATGCGAACGTCTGGAAATATTTCACTGATCTTTTTGATTACCTTCCGTTAACTGCCTTAGTGGACGGCCAG ATCTTCTGTTTACATGGTGGTTTGTCGCCTTCAATAGACACACTGGATCATATCCGTGCACTTGATCGTTTGCAAGAAGTTCCGCATGAG GGCCCAATGTGTGACTTGCTGTGGTCTGATCCGGATGACCGTGGTGGCTGGGGTATTTCTCCTAGAGGTGCTGGATATACCTTTGGGCAAGACATCTCTGAAACGTTCAACCACGCCAATGGCCTTACCTTGGTTTCTAGAGCCCATCAGTTGGTGATGGAG GGATACAACTGGTGCCATGACCGGAACGTAGTGACCATTTTTAGTGCTCCAAACTATTGTTACCGATGTGGTAATCAGGCTGCAATAATGGAACTTGATGACACACTGAAATATTCTTT CTTGCAGTTTGACCCAGCGCCACGTAGAGGAGAACCACATGTGACTCGCCGCACCCCAGACTATTTCCTttaa